In Bacteroidia bacterium, a genomic segment contains:
- a CDS encoding 3-hydroxybutyryl-CoA dehydrogenase: protein MIQEFSKIAVIGAGTMGNGIAHVFAQYGYSVNLIDISEAALQHGLNTISANMDRQVKKEIITPEEKAAAIGRIQSITSLEAGVRDRDLIVEAATENVALKLNIFRDMDIFAPAHAILATNTSSISITQIAAATRRSDKVIGMHFMNPVPMMKLVEIINGYDTAAEVTQAIVSLSEDLGKTPVPVNDYPGFIANRILMPMINEAIYAHFEGVAGVEEIDAVMKLGMAHPMGPLQLADFIGLDVCLAIMEVLFQGFGNPKYAPCPLLKNMVAAGHLGRKTGRGFYQY, encoded by the coding sequence ATGATTCAGGAATTTTCCAAAATAGCAGTGATCGGTGCCGGTACGATGGGCAACGGAATCGCCCATGTATTTGCGCAGTATGGTTATTCGGTCAACCTTATCGATATTTCAGAAGCCGCCCTTCAGCACGGGCTCAACACTATTTCGGCCAATATGGACCGGCAGGTGAAAAAAGAAATTATCACCCCCGAAGAAAAAGCAGCGGCAATTGGCCGTATTCAGTCCATTACCTCTCTGGAGGCCGGCGTCAGAGACCGCGACCTGATTGTCGAAGCCGCCACGGAGAATGTCGCACTGAAGCTCAATATATTTCGGGACATGGACATATTTGCCCCGGCGCATGCCATTCTCGCTACCAATACATCTTCGATATCGATCACCCAGATTGCAGCGGCAACGCGGCGCAGCGACAAGGTGATCGGCATGCATTTTATGAATCCCGTGCCGATGATGAAGCTGGTGGAAATCATCAACGGCTATGATACTGCGGCAGAAGTTACCCAGGCGATAGTTTCCCTTTCAGAGGACCTTGGCAAAACCCCCGTTCCGGTCAACGACTATCCCGGCTTTATCGCCAACCGCATCCTGATGCCGATGATCAACGAAGCCATTTACGCCCATTTTGAAGGCGTGGCAGGTGTCGAGGAAATAGACGCCGTCATGAAATTGGGCATGGCCCACCCGATGGGACCGTTGCAACTGGCAGACTTCATCGGTCTGGACGTATGCCTGGCGATCATGGAAGTTCTCTTTCAGGGATTTGGCAACCCCAAATACGCCCCCTGTCCACTGCTCAAAAACATGGTGGCCGCCGGCCATCTCGGCAGAAAAACAGGCAGAGGATTTTATCAGTATTGA